Below is a window of Deltaproteobacteria bacterium DNA.
TTGAGGTTCTTTTTTATCATCTTCTGCAGTCTCGGCGATACCGTCTCAACCGCTATCGATACCTCACTCGCCCCGGCTTTCTGCATAAGGCTGATAATTTCTTCATCGAGCATATCCGTTCTTACACCGTTGGAAAAAGACAGCCTTACCTTCCACCCCTTTTCTATAATACCGGAGAGGATAGATTTTATTCTTTCTCTGTCAAAATTCGATATGTCGTCTATGATCTCAAAATCATTTATATGATATTGTTCTACCAATATTCTCATTTCTTCAAGTACGTTTTCAGCGGACCTTGCCCTGAAATTTTTGCCCATTATGTTGTGGCAGAAAGTACATTGGAACGGACATCCGCGTGATGTCAGCATTACCATGTATGGAAGAAAACTGGATCTGAATATAATGGTGCTCACACTCTTTACGTGAGCATATTTATTAACATCGATAAGGTCCCATGCAGGAAAAGGCAGTTCATTGAGATTATCAATATATCCCCTTGGAGGAGTCCGTATAATATCGTCGTCCTGCCTGTACATGATACCATCTACCTTCTCTATCCCTTGTCCCGCATCCAAATTATCTAGGAGCTCCTTAAATGTAACTTCTCCTTCTCCAATTACTGCGATATCAATATCCTTGTTCTCTAAGATCTCGTCCGGAGCAGATGTTGCATGTGGACCTCCAACAATGATAGGGGCACCGGTAACTGTCTTTACAAAATGGGCAATCTGATACAGGGCGGGCGCTTCAAGCGTAAGCGCGCTTATACCAATGACATCAGGCTCAAATTCATGTATAATGCGGTCAATCTCCCTGAGGGGTGCTTTGTGGAAGCTAATGTCGAAAATCCTGACATCATCCCCCCGAGTTGCTCTGATATAGGATGCAACATACATTAACCCAAGGGGTGGTGTTATGCCTATTACCTTTGTGTTAATATTCCTGCTCTTGATAAAAAGTATTTTCATATTATATTCCGGGATTCCCAGGCCGAAGCGAGCTCATTTAGATAAAGTGGATCGCATCTTTGTTTTTTTGTTACCTT
It encodes the following:
- a CDS encoding B12-binding domain-containing radical SAM protein: MKILFIKSRNINTKVIGITPPLGLMYVASYIRATRGDDVRIFDISFHKAPLREIDRIIHEFEPDVIGISALTLEAPALYQIAHFVKTVTGAPIIVGGPHATSAPDEILENKDIDIAVIGEGEVTFKELLDNLDAGQGIEKVDGIMYRQDDDIIRTPPRGYIDNLNELPFPAWDLIDVNKYAHVKSVSTIIFRSSFLPYMVMLTSRGCPFQCTFCHNIMGKNFRARSAENVLEEMRILVEQYHINDFEIIDDISNFDRERIKSILSGIIEKGWKVRLSFSNGVRTDMLDEEIISLMQKAGASEVSIAVETVSPRLQKMIKKNLNLEKVKKMIEFAADRGIFLRGFFMFGFPTETEEEMKATIDFACKSKLHIAYFFLLNPYKGTGIYEYVQEMGLGKQLEKIQLDDFDYLAMPLNISDIPDEKFYKLYRSAYIKFYINPARIFRILRTKAVVHDLFYHFNHILPMVLLTLQAMLFPLKGNKQTTLEQVEITYHKKNTKYLSLWSSKKKQASLR